A DNA window from Cognatiyoonia koreensis contains the following coding sequences:
- a CDS encoding mannose-1-phosphate guanylyltransferase/mannose-6-phosphate isomerase, which yields MTVTPVLLCGGSGTRLWPLSRKSYPKQFVPLVGDETLFQATAKRVSQGRYAAPLVLTNSDFRFIVTEQLAEIGVDPGAILIEPEGRNTGPAVLAAALWLEKSNPDTVMLVSPSDHVIPDSVAFDAAVAIAQDAAADGDIVTFGITPTHAETGYGYLELASQPSGTEAVSLTKFVEKPDAAKAAALVASGKHLWNAGIFLFSVKTIIDAFRKHAPDLMEPVQAAVDEAEADLGFLRLASGPWSKAENISIDYAVMERSSNLSVVPFSAGWSDLGGWDAVWRETGQDDRGVAVSGRATAIDCDNTLLRSEDDRVEVVGIGLNHIVAVAMPDAVLIADSRRAQDVKLAVQSLKDRNAVQAEAFPKDHRPWGWFESLVIGERFQVKRIVVHPGAALSLQSHHHRSEHWIVVEGTAKVTVDETVKLVSENESVYIPLGAVHRMENPGKVPMVLIEVQTGSYLGEDDIIRYDDVYARGQGAKG from the coding sequence ATGACTGTTACGCCCGTCCTGTTGTGCGGTGGATCAGGGACCCGTTTGTGGCCTTTGTCGCGCAAAAGCTACCCCAAGCAGTTTGTCCCGCTTGTCGGTGATGAAACGCTTTTTCAAGCGACTGCAAAACGAGTGTCTCAAGGACGCTATGCGGCGCCATTGGTGCTCACAAATTCCGACTTTCGGTTTATCGTCACAGAGCAACTGGCAGAAATCGGTGTTGATCCAGGCGCAATACTGATCGAACCCGAAGGACGGAACACCGGGCCTGCGGTTCTTGCAGCTGCACTTTGGTTGGAAAAGTCCAATCCAGACACTGTGATGCTCGTGTCTCCATCAGATCACGTTATACCTGATAGCGTCGCATTCGATGCAGCGGTCGCAATCGCACAAGACGCCGCTGCCGACGGTGACATCGTGACCTTCGGTATTACGCCAACCCACGCCGAAACCGGCTATGGTTATCTTGAACTTGCATCACAGCCATCAGGTACAGAGGCCGTGAGCCTCACAAAATTTGTTGAAAAACCAGATGCAGCGAAAGCTGCCGCGCTGGTGGCGTCTGGAAAGCACCTTTGGAACGCTGGCATTTTTCTGTTTTCCGTTAAGACAATCATCGATGCGTTTCGCAAGCACGCGCCAGACCTGATGGAGCCTGTCCAGGCAGCTGTCGATGAAGCAGAAGCAGACCTTGGTTTTCTTCGTTTGGCGTCAGGGCCTTGGTCGAAAGCCGAAAATATTTCTATTGACTATGCTGTGATGGAACGCAGCAGTAACCTGTCGGTTGTTCCTTTTTCTGCGGGGTGGTCCGACCTTGGTGGCTGGGATGCGGTTTGGCGCGAGACAGGTCAGGATGACCGCGGTGTCGCTGTTTCAGGTCGTGCAACGGCGATTGATTGCGATAATACGCTTTTGCGATCCGAAGATGACCGTGTGGAAGTTGTCGGGATTGGCTTGAACCACATTGTAGCGGTGGCCATGCCAGATGCCGTGTTGATCGCCGATTCTCGACGCGCGCAGGACGTCAAGCTTGCAGTGCAGTCCCTGAAAGACCGCAATGCCGTTCAGGCCGAAGCGTTCCCGAAAGACCACCGGCCGTGGGGCTGGTTTGAAAGTTTGGTTATTGGCGAGCGTTTTCAGGTAAAACGGATCGTGGTTCATCCCGGAGCAGCGCTTAGCCTGCAAAGCCATCATCACAGGTCTGAACACTGGATCGTGGTTGAAGGAACAGCCAAGGTGACCGTTGACGAGACTGTAAAGCTCGTTTCAGAGAACGAGTCCGTCTATATTCCGCTAGGTGCTGTCCACCGCATGGAAAACCCAGGCAAGGTGCCAATGGTCCTGATTGAAGTACAAACCGGCAGCTACCTTGGCGAAGACGACATCATTCGTTACGACGATGTTTACGCTCGTGGGCAAGGAGCCAAAGGCTAG
- a CDS encoding HlyD family type I secretion periplasmic adaptor subunit codes for MTRAVAPQAKATDVGFSDTMPKKTNMPEPKLGISGLVFTMLILIVALVGGIGTWAVTVPMRSAVVASGKFEVLGDRLIVQHMDGGIVNEINVKDGDIVAAGDVIAKLDSTRSTASLGILKGQLASALAEGARLEAEFTWADTMTLPNALEQMIEEEPLLAKTVALQNEVLAANLDNVSGQIQILENRIGQLRGQDEGTTRRLETLEQQLALATSELEGQEKLFDEGLITKQRYLEMLRDQTAILGEIQIIESERQTTLQQISEQEERILQVRRDWMTQISEQRQANEAEVFDLEQRVFAIADQLKRHTILAPVDGRIVESTINTLGQVIEAGQRLVEIVPTDSEFVVAVSILPQDINEVREGGEARIRLTAYNFRTTPTILGDVIYVAPDVTVNNETGEQFYRAHIRVHEDELAALTQVEVQPGMPAQAMLTTGEQTLADYLLAPVIGGFETALVEAE; via the coding sequence ATGACACGCGCTGTAGCACCCCAAGCCAAGGCAACGGATGTCGGTTTTTCAGACACGATGCCCAAGAAAACGAACATGCCGGAACCAAAACTCGGAATCAGCGGACTCGTGTTTACAATGCTGATCCTGATCGTTGCCCTTGTCGGTGGGATTGGCACCTGGGCCGTCACAGTTCCGATGCGAAGTGCGGTTGTTGCATCAGGAAAATTCGAAGTGCTGGGCGACCGATTGATCGTGCAGCATATGGATGGCGGCATCGTTAACGAAATTAACGTCAAGGATGGCGATATCGTTGCTGCGGGTGACGTAATTGCCAAGTTGGACTCGACCCGATCAACGGCGTCCCTTGGTATCCTGAAAGGTCAACTTGCCAGTGCGCTTGCCGAAGGGGCAAGGCTGGAGGCTGAGTTTACCTGGGCAGATACAATGACATTGCCCAACGCGTTGGAGCAGATGATTGAAGAAGAGCCGTTGCTTGCCAAGACGGTTGCACTTCAGAACGAAGTTCTGGCGGCCAATCTTGATAACGTCTCGGGTCAGATCCAGATTTTGGAGAACCGGATCGGACAGCTGCGCGGTCAGGACGAAGGCACAACGCGCCGCCTCGAAACACTTGAACAGCAGCTTGCGTTGGCGACAAGCGAGCTTGAAGGTCAGGAAAAGCTTTTTGATGAAGGGCTGATTACAAAGCAGCGCTATCTTGAAATGCTGCGCGATCAGACAGCGATCTTGGGTGAAATCCAAATCATCGAAAGCGAGCGCCAGACAACGCTGCAGCAAATCTCTGAACAGGAAGAGCGCATCTTGCAGGTTCGTCGTGACTGGATGACCCAGATCAGCGAACAACGCCAAGCAAATGAAGCCGAGGTGTTTGACCTTGAGCAACGTGTCTTTGCTATCGCAGATCAGCTGAAGCGCCACACAATTCTGGCCCCAGTCGATGGTCGGATTGTTGAATCAACGATCAATACGCTTGGCCAGGTCATCGAAGCTGGTCAGCGCCTTGTCGAAATTGTGCCAACAGATAGCGAGTTCGTCGTCGCTGTGAGCATTCTACCGCAGGACATCAATGAGGTGCGTGAAGGCGGTGAAGCCAGAATTCGACTGACCGCTTACAATTTTCGCACCACGCCCACGATACTCGGGGACGTGATCTATGTTGCCCCGGATGTGACCGTCAACAACGAAACTGGCGAGCAATTCTATCGTGCACATATCCGTGTGCATGAAGACGAGCTTGCCGCTTTGACACAAGTCGAGGTCCAGCCAGGAATGCCCGCACAAGCCATGCTGACCACAGGTGAGCAGACTTTGGCGGACTATTTGCTTGCTCCGGTTATTGGTGGATTTGAAACCGCGCTGGTTGAAGCAGAATAG
- a CDS encoding helix-turn-helix transcriptional regulator: MTALKADAFCAPISAYSSCLTRTVSDLTSDCVIVLDAKQQRMQFGTHPEGVGIELPRRITPHADTSHHSGRFAEIDLCAEMRERLAQYNVSDNDRHEWFGFGVTLADGTADEAYLRLDPCTDRVLVASFLSTIWRILREDVLQERQHNAEGPDESACDDALLWMISQKIGLGVMVMNAEGLMLRANAAAKAMLLSGDVLQRSSHGIIARDDLQSRLFRDAITECSHSDDPNFEKVVLLDSRQHGRRVPVTLARFRHEGKATDLVTVLLPTPPQSEAVFRVAKSFGLTKAEARIAALLQLGLSNKEVSKQAGLTEQSSSTYCKRVLSKMNVHSRAEIAQLLTWQSNCGGTG; encoded by the coding sequence ATGACAGCATTGAAGGCTGATGCCTTTTGCGCACCCATATCCGCGTATTCGAGTTGTTTGACGCGGACTGTTTCGGACCTGACATCCGATTGCGTCATTGTTCTTGACGCGAAACAACAGCGTATGCAGTTCGGGACTCATCCTGAAGGCGTAGGCATTGAGTTGCCTCGCCGCATTACGCCGCACGCCGATACAAGCCACCACTCCGGGCGGTTCGCAGAGATAGACCTTTGCGCAGAAATGCGAGAACGACTGGCACAGTACAATGTCAGTGACAACGACCGCCATGAATGGTTCGGATTTGGCGTGACACTAGCCGACGGCACCGCAGACGAAGCTTATCTTCGTCTTGATCCCTGTACGGATCGTGTTCTGGTCGCCTCTTTTCTTTCGACGATCTGGCGTATCTTGCGCGAAGACGTCCTGCAAGAACGCCAGCATAACGCAGAAGGTCCAGACGAAAGCGCTTGTGACGATGCTTTGCTTTGGATGATCTCTCAGAAGATCGGTCTTGGCGTGATGGTAATGAATGCTGAAGGGCTGATGCTGCGCGCGAATGCTGCAGCGAAGGCGATGCTGCTGTCGGGAGATGTTCTCCAACGCAGCAGCCATGGCATTATAGCACGCGACGATCTGCAAAGCCGCCTGTTTCGCGACGCCATCACGGAATGCTCTCATTCGGACGATCCCAACTTCGAAAAGGTGGTTTTGCTAGATTCAAGACAACACGGGCGTCGTGTCCCTGTGACGCTTGCGCGTTTCCGTCATGAAGGTAAGGCAACTGACCTTGTTACGGTACTCTTGCCAACGCCGCCTCAATCCGAAGCCGTGTTTCGTGTGGCCAAGAGCTTTGGACTGACGAAAGCCGAAGCTCGGATTGCTGCCCTGCTTCAGCTTGGCCTTTCAAACAAGGAGGTGTCCAAACAAGCGGGGCTGACTGAACAGTCCAGCTCCACCTATTGCAAGCGCGTGTTGAGCAAAATGAACGTGCACTCGCGTGCGGAAATTGCGCAATTGCTGACGTGGCAATCCAACTGTGGGGGCACAGGATGA
- a CDS encoding response regulator transcription factor, whose amino-acid sequence MLGYVFKMTVTIVSENVAFRQLMVYACRQNNLIVSGAYDDCHGLSRVNPGEVFFIQYQESDTELPSWVCTQVSLHPDIKVVVMVTEGLETQKVVSLAKCAHTVVTEQASTDEVIAALQSAHQDAKAAAFPAGPQPVEHYREVTMPPRQLSLPIHLTDRETSILVGISLGQSNKEIANNLSISDATVKVHLRAAFRKLGVTNRTQAAVWAMQNLQIAHNG is encoded by the coding sequence TTGCTGGGTTATGTGTTCAAAATGACGGTTACGATAGTATCAGAAAATGTCGCGTTTCGCCAATTGATGGTCTACGCTTGTCGACAAAATAATCTCATAGTATCAGGCGCTTACGATGATTGCCATGGACTTAGTCGGGTCAATCCCGGAGAAGTCTTCTTCATCCAATATCAAGAATCTGACACTGAACTGCCCTCTTGGGTCTGCACGCAGGTCAGCCTTCATCCTGACATCAAGGTGGTTGTGATGGTCACCGAAGGTCTGGAAACGCAGAAAGTCGTCAGTCTCGCCAAATGCGCGCATACGGTCGTGACTGAACAGGCCTCAACCGATGAGGTCATTGCAGCCCTACAATCCGCTCATCAGGATGCCAAGGCTGCCGCGTTTCCGGCGGGTCCGCAACCGGTCGAACACTATCGCGAAGTAACGATGCCGCCGCGCCAACTTAGCCTGCCGATCCATTTAACTGACCGGGAAACATCAATTCTCGTCGGCATATCCCTCGGTCAATCAAACAAAGAGATCGCGAATAATCTGAGTATCAGCGATGCGACGGTCAAAGTGCATCTAAGAGCCGCATTTCGAAAACTTGGCGTCACGAACCGGACGCAGGCAGCTGTCTGGGCTATGCAGAATCTGCAAATCGCGCACAACGGCTAG
- a CDS encoding polysaccharide biosynthesis/export family protein translates to MPMTAETVIQANRSPFQPQTLPAVFSLTAGSGSGLRGAGALPEPPSIPENRPNNLELRLPPAIDPGPYEVGIGDVVLLSTPSSGSTVEELSGLLAAQNARQGYTVQDDGSINIPNVGRVRIAGLTIEDAEAELFQRLVENQIDPTFSLEIAEFNSRRVSIGGAVANPTVVPVSLTPLYLEEALAAAGGITVQDQDFASIRLYREGTLYQIPLNQLFSQAGLTRTRLLPGDAVFVDTEFELDRAQDYFQQQILLVETRQRARTTALQELQLEVNLRRADLDEARQNFRDRIDLGADNRDYVYLAGEVGTQSRFALPFESRATLADALFDAGNGIDTATGDVSQIYVLRGSKDPREFGAVTAWHLDGRSAGNFALLPAFELRPDDIIFIAQQPVTRWDRAVSQIVPTLVSVGNQL, encoded by the coding sequence GTGCCGATGACCGCGGAAACTGTAATTCAAGCAAACCGCTCCCCCTTTCAGCCGCAGACGCTCCCTGCAGTGTTTTCGCTCACAGCAGGCTCCGGATCTGGTTTGCGCGGGGCTGGCGCGCTTCCTGAACCACCATCAATTCCGGAAAACCGACCCAATAATCTTGAGCTGCGCTTGCCGCCGGCAATCGACCCTGGTCCTTACGAGGTGGGTATCGGTGATGTCGTACTGCTGTCGACACCCAGTTCGGGAAGTACGGTCGAGGAATTATCAGGCCTGCTGGCTGCGCAAAACGCGCGCCAAGGTTATACCGTGCAGGACGACGGTTCGATTAATATCCCGAATGTCGGACGGGTGCGCATTGCCGGTCTTACGATTGAAGACGCAGAAGCGGAGTTGTTTCAGAGACTCGTTGAAAACCAGATCGATCCGACGTTTAGCCTCGAGATCGCTGAATTCAATTCGCGCCGTGTCTCGATAGGCGGCGCGGTGGCGAACCCGACTGTGGTACCCGTGTCTCTGACGCCTCTCTACCTTGAAGAAGCTCTGGCGGCGGCTGGCGGCATCACGGTTCAGGATCAGGATTTCGCGTCTATTCGGCTCTATCGTGAAGGAACACTTTATCAGATTCCGCTGAACCAGCTTTTTTCTCAGGCAGGTTTGACACGTACGCGGCTTTTGCCGGGTGACGCAGTATTTGTGGATACCGAATTTGAACTGGATCGAGCACAGGACTATTTCCAGCAACAAATCCTGTTAGTCGAAACACGCCAGCGTGCGCGTACGACTGCACTGCAGGAACTGCAACTTGAAGTGAACCTGCGGCGCGCTGACCTTGATGAAGCGCGGCAAAACTTTCGTGACCGGATCGACCTAGGTGCAGATAATAGAGACTATGTGTATTTGGCAGGGGAAGTTGGGACGCAATCCCGATTTGCGTTACCTTTCGAAAGCCGTGCGACTCTTGCAGATGCGCTGTTTGATGCGGGTAACGGGATCGACACCGCGACAGGCGATGTATCGCAGATCTATGTATTGCGCGGATCAAAAGACCCTCGTGAATTCGGAGCTGTGACGGCATGGCATCTCGATGGACGCAGTGCGGGAAATTTTGCGCTTTTGCCCGCTTTCGAATTGCGACCAGATGACATCATATTCATTGCCCAGCAGCCAGTAACTCGCTGGGATCGCGCTGTTTCTCAGATTGTCCCGACTCTCGTCTCTGTAGGAAATCAACTGTAA
- a CDS encoding type I secretion system permease/ATPase, with amino-acid sequence MRNRKVFDGQRGLVLAIFITSMFVNILILTAPLYMLQLFSKVMTSGSLTTLAALTIGAAIALFFYFTFDWLRQRLASRLGARLEVAHGPTVMSGLVDDRELFDAVGNQPVRDLQELRGFVTSPYFTALLDAPWSIMFVAVIFMFHPLLGFVALAGILTLLALAIMNELTSRNVNKQGSATAQKANRTADEVFRNADVARSMGKTPALIKRWRAEALNAVDYANTANNRISFSTSIAKFVRMGLQIAIMGTGVILVLRNELSPGLMLAASILLGRAAAPVEQAISGWSAFLQVRQSVQRLNFLFARRAATKDLMELPAPEGYLAVEDATVIVPEHQQPLVFGVDFQLKPGMSLGLIGPSGAGKTTLARAIVGLQPLTRGFIRIDDSALTDWPVEQIGQYIGFLPQRVELFAGTIAENIATMDPDAAPSLIVEAAKTAQVHDLILSMPKGYNTDVGQMGERLSAGQRQRIGLARAFYGDRKLIVLDEPNANLDPDGEQALARAIGTATSRGAVVVIVTHRHNILRQLTHAGMMQGGRLVKFGPSKDVLNAATTPIAEAAKADGSNVTMFRRHSGAQTQAKVVGESS; translated from the coding sequence ATGAGAAACAGGAAGGTCTTCGACGGCCAACGCGGGTTAGTCCTCGCAATATTCATAACCAGCATGTTCGTGAACATCCTGATTCTAACGGCACCCCTCTATATGCTCCAGCTATTCTCGAAGGTGATGACCTCGGGAAGTCTGACAACTCTCGCTGCTCTCACGATTGGGGCAGCGATTGCACTTTTCTTCTACTTTACGTTTGACTGGCTGCGCCAACGGTTGGCCTCCCGGCTTGGGGCCCGCCTTGAAGTTGCCCATGGCCCGACAGTGATGTCAGGTCTGGTCGATGACCGCGAACTGTTCGATGCCGTTGGCAACCAGCCTGTGCGGGATCTTCAGGAGCTGCGCGGTTTCGTGACCAGCCCTTATTTCACGGCCCTTCTCGATGCACCGTGGTCCATCATGTTTGTGGCGGTCATTTTTATGTTCCATCCGCTTTTGGGCTTTGTGGCGCTGGCTGGCATCCTGACCTTGCTGGCACTGGCAATCATGAACGAGCTGACCAGCCGCAACGTGAACAAACAAGGATCGGCAACAGCACAGAAAGCCAACCGCACGGCGGATGAGGTGTTTCGCAACGCCGACGTTGCTCGATCGATGGGCAAGACCCCTGCCCTGATCAAACGCTGGCGCGCAGAAGCCCTGAACGCCGTCGACTACGCCAATACAGCCAACAACCGGATTTCGTTCAGCACCTCCATCGCCAAGTTCGTACGCATGGGTCTGCAAATCGCAATCATGGGCACAGGCGTTATTCTGGTGTTGCGCAACGAATTGTCGCCCGGCCTGATGCTGGCCGCCTCGATCCTGTTGGGTCGCGCAGCAGCCCCGGTCGAGCAGGCGATTTCCGGGTGGAGCGCATTCCTGCAAGTCCGCCAGTCCGTGCAACGGCTGAATTTCCTGTTTGCCCGCCGCGCCGCAACCAAAGACCTGATGGAACTGCCAGCGCCCGAAGGTTACCTGGCTGTTGAGGATGCGACCGTGATTGTGCCGGAACACCAGCAACCGCTTGTCTTTGGCGTTGATTTCCAGCTCAAGCCGGGCATGTCGCTGGGCCTGATCGGTCCCAGTGGTGCCGGCAAGACGACGCTGGCCCGCGCGATTGTCGGGTTACAACCTTTGACCCGCGGCTTCATTCGCATCGACGATTCCGCGCTGACCGACTGGCCTGTTGAACAGATTGGCCAGTACATCGGCTTTTTACCACAGCGGGTCGAACTGTTCGCTGGCACCATCGCTGAAAATATTGCGACGATGGACCCCGACGCAGCCCCGTCCCTGATTGTTGAGGCAGCGAAAACCGCGCAAGTCCACGACCTGATCCTGAGTATGCCAAAGGGATATAACACTGACGTCGGCCAGATGGGTGAACGCCTGTCTGCCGGACAGCGTCAGCGGATCGGTCTGGCCCGCGCCTTTTATGGCGATCGCAAACTGATTGTGCTGGATGAACCTAACGCGAACCTTGATCCCGATGGCGAACAGGCGCTGGCCCGTGCAATCGGTACGGCGACAAGTCGCGGTGCAGTTGTCGTGATCGTAACCCACCGTCACAACATTTTGCGCCAACTGACGCATGCCGGTATGATGCAAGGTGGGCGTTTGGTGAAATTTGGTCCGTCCAAAGACGTTCTCAACGCGGCAACCACACCAATTGCCGAAGCAGCAAAAGCCGATGGGTCAAATGTCACCATGTTCCGGCGGCATTCGGGTGCGCAAACACAAGCAAAAGTAGTGGGAGAAAGCTCATGA
- a CDS encoding calcium-binding protein, with the protein MPNEFVPWEECELPDCEVDLSKEGGNNGVTGSGTVGDDAVDLRLPGSPDNYDGGEGDDFIVGNANNNELDGEEDCDTIYGMSGDDAIYGGEHDDELWGDDGHGTNPEGNDCIEGGSGNDIIHGEGGNDGLDGGTGNDEIYGGWGNDGIAGGEGNDYIEGGTGDDIILGDDGDEFSLDDGNDLIYAGDGNDCVAGEGGDDCIFGGSGDDTLYGNEGNDGISGGDGDDRISGGLGFDVITGNDGEDEIFGDIRQGNATDLDLGSDTWGGGDVDDFVGSADVIFAGAADDYVDGGAGGDCLYGGSGMDRMFGGRGADYMYGGSEDDTLSADEGNDKVRGGSGDDWIMGQSGADIIYGDFGGEFIKGIEVSAQDESDEGGEGCIEIRREFDEGVEGCDLIFGGSGRDKIYGEGNHDSLYGGTGKDTMFGGDGNDYMEGNGGHDTMKGEEGDDTMLGGYGRDNMSGGNGNDYMDGEAHDDNMSGGAGNDEMYGGTGNDTMNGGDDHDAMYGGAGNDGMLGGSGNDFMSGGEGNDNMNGETGNDTMNGDGGNDVMFGAKGFDVMSGGDGNDEMHGGADDDLMYGGNDKDTMYGDMGDDVMDGGKQNDVLYGGDGNDDLSGGKANDDVNGDAGDDVLNGNQGDDFLWGGEGDDELTGGYGKDVFEVHLTWDGATFTSTDGDDVVYDFTMAGDADVLTFVIKDESGGVSATDAFNALNAATTVVDDGDTLVSVGGASIDLLGVGGDHPFNFSSLEQINDFSDGNYLYEAVDIVIV; encoded by the coding sequence ATGCCTAATGAATTTGTTCCGTGGGAAGAATGTGAACTTCCAGATTGTGAAGTCGATCTTTCCAAAGAGGGTGGTAATAACGGTGTGACAGGAAGCGGTACCGTCGGCGACGATGCCGTCGATCTGCGTCTGCCAGGATCACCTGACAACTATGATGGCGGTGAAGGCGATGACTTCATAGTCGGCAACGCAAACAACAACGAGCTTGATGGCGAAGAAGACTGCGACACCATCTATGGTATGTCGGGTGACGACGCCATTTATGGCGGCGAGCACGACGACGAACTGTGGGGTGACGATGGTCACGGCACCAACCCAGAAGGCAACGACTGCATCGAAGGTGGGTCCGGCAACGACATCATCCACGGTGAAGGCGGCAATGATGGCCTAGATGGCGGCACCGGCAACGACGAGATTTATGGTGGCTGGGGTAACGACGGCATCGCTGGCGGTGAAGGCAACGACTATATCGAAGGTGGGACCGGCGACGATATCATCCTTGGTGATGACGGTGACGAGTTCTCGTTGGATGATGGCAATGACCTTATCTACGCTGGTGACGGCAATGACTGTGTCGCTGGCGAAGGCGGCGATGACTGCATCTTCGGTGGAAGCGGCGACGACACGCTGTACGGTAACGAAGGTAACGACGGCATTTCCGGTGGCGATGGCGATGATCGTATTTCTGGCGGTCTTGGCTTTGACGTAATCACTGGTAATGACGGCGAAGACGAAATCTTTGGCGACATCCGTCAGGGCAACGCCACTGATCTGGACCTGGGTTCCGACACTTGGGGTGGCGGAGACGTTGACGATTTCGTTGGTTCTGCAGACGTAATCTTTGCAGGCGCTGCCGACGACTATGTCGACGGTGGTGCTGGCGGTGACTGCCTCTATGGCGGATCCGGCATGGACCGCATGTTTGGTGGCCGCGGCGCTGACTACATGTACGGCGGTTCCGAAGATGACACATTGTCAGCCGACGAAGGCAACGACAAAGTCAGAGGCGGCTCCGGTGATGACTGGATCATGGGTCAATCAGGTGCTGACATCATCTATGGTGACTTTGGTGGCGAATTCATCAAAGGTATCGAAGTTTCTGCACAAGACGAAAGCGATGAAGGCGGCGAAGGTTGCATCGAAATCCGTCGCGAGTTCGACGAAGGCGTCGAAGGCTGTGACTTGATCTTTGGTGGGTCTGGTCGAGACAAGATCTATGGCGAGGGCAACCATGACTCTCTCTATGGTGGTACCGGCAAAGACACCATGTTCGGTGGTGACGGAAACGACTACATGGAAGGCAATGGCGGCCACGACACCATGAAAGGTGAAGAAGGCGATGACACCATGCTTGGTGGCTATGGCCGAGACAACATGTCTGGCGGCAACGGAAACGACTACATGGATGGCGAAGCACACGACGACAACATGTCTGGCGGTGCTGGCAATGACGAAATGTATGGCGGCACGGGCAACGACACCATGAATGGCGGCGATGACCACGACGCCATGTATGGTGGCGCTGGCAACGACGGCATGCTTGGTGGTTCCGGAAACGACTTCATGAGTGGTGGTGAAGGCAACGACAATATGAATGGCGAAACTGGCAACGACACCATGAATGGTGACGGTGGCAATGACGTTATGTTCGGTGCCAAAGGCTTCGACGTCATGTCTGGCGGCGACGGCAATGACGAAATGCATGGTGGTGCCGACGATGACCTTATGTATGGTGGCAACGACAAGGACACCATGTACGGCGACATGGGCGATGATGTCATGGACGGCGGCAAGCAGAATGACGTCCTTTACGGCGGTGATGGTAACGACGACCTCTCCGGCGGCAAAGCCAACGATGACGTAAACGGTGACGCAGGCGACGACGTCCTGAACGGTAACCAAGGGGATGACTTCCTTTGGGGAGGTGAAGGCGACGACGAACTGACCGGCGGTTACGGCAAGGACGTCTTTGAGGTTCACCTGACGTGGGATGGTGCAACGTTCACTTCGACTGATGGTGATGACGTCGTCTACGACTTCACCATGGCAGGTGACGCCGATGTGCTGACCTTCGTTATCAAAGACGAGTCCGGTGGTGTCAGCGCGACAGACGCATTCAATGCGCTGAACGCTGCAACAACGGTTGTCGATGATGGTGACACGCTCGTGTCGGTTGGCGGCGCGTCCATCGATCTGCTGGGTGTCGGCGGAGATCATCCGTTCAACTTCAGCTCGTTGGAACAGATCAACGACTTCTCGGATGGTAACTACCTCTACGAGGCCGTGGACATCGTGATCGTCTAA